The Malus domestica chromosome 17, GDT2T_hap1 genome contains the following window.
gctacactcattgaccctatatgaatagaatgaatgaattcgatcttcaaattaaaatattcacacaagtggataccacaaaatcttatgttatacttaatgaaagtatatatatatttattaagtagatttaaatttatttattttgtatgtataacacttaaagaaattgaatggtatgtatatttaaactgatccaatggtcaccaatttttaaaatttaatttaatatatatatatatatatatataattattatagtttttaggggtataaaattgttacattaatatatataattattatagtattttttagggttataaaattaatatatataaaattatagtaTTTGAAATATTAGGCGGGAAATTTCCCGCTTGTTTGAATGGATGGAGAGACttagtgtcggttttaaccgacgctaGTGTCATTAAAGCGACGCTATGTGAATTTCAAAAAGTGTGTCAGAAGTTGGCGTCGGTTAAAAGCGACGCTAGTTTCATTAAAGCGACGCAAGTTTCATTAAAGCGACGCTATGTGAATTTCAAAAAGTGTCAGAAGTTTGTGTCGGTTTAAAGCGACGCTAGTTTCATTAAAGCGACGCGAGTTTCATTAAAGCGACGCTATGTGAATTTCAAAAAATGTGTCAGACGTTTGCGTCGGTTTTAACGGACGCAAACTAAGTACCCATATTTAAACCCCTCTCTTTCCCATTTCAACCGTGCTTTCATTTCTCCCCCAATTTCagactttcttcttctccttccccattTCATCTGTGCgtccccttcttcctccttttcagTTTTTCCTCAACTCCTTCCCCGTTTGCTTTGGATCACCAGTTTGAAGATCAACATTCTGAAGAACTCCAATTTGAGGAGGAAGATCTTGAAGGTGgttcatttttaaattattatgattattaattttagtttctatTTTGTATTCTAAATAGTTTTatgcttaaattgaaaatttatttttgtttcttggtttttaattgttttttttgtatttatgcATGTTGGATCTGAAGAGCAAGGACACTGGAAATCGCAGATCCATAATTTTTTAAAGGTATAAAACCTGAGTTTAATCTATAGAGATTTGAGCCCTAATGTTGAAGTAGTAAAGTATTGGAGCATTGATCTGATGGCAAGCATGGCAGCATGGAGTTGCTAGTATTATATATGGCACTATGGAGCTACAAAATCTGTGGTCTTCGACAAAGGCAAGCACAGGAAAGCATGGAGGATGaatttttgtaaattatatggaATGTTAGATGTAAAACATTTGTATATTATggcactatttttcttttgaattatttttattattgtttgttttggcctaaaattgaaatttattatttcgattatataatttttttgagtTATAATTATTTGAGAACGAATACAGAAACAGATTGcgacttttttttaattattattatcaaaggTGGTGTCGCTTTAAACCGTCACTagtttgcatattttatttatttaattgttctctaacgtcgctttaaaccgtcactagtttgcatattttatttagttaattgTTAACTAGCGTCGCTTTAAACCGACGTTAACATCAGCGTCGCTTTAAACCGACGCTGCGTAGTGGCGGATTAAGCGAACAAAGCGACGCTGAAGCCCTTTAGTGACGGTAGCAATGGCGTCGCTATTCCAATCCGACATTGCAGTGTTTAATGTCGGATTTTTGCCAAATTTCCGACAAAAATCGGggtttcttgtcggtttttgGTCCGCCGGTGATAGCCTATATTGTAGTAGTGTGGGCGGATTGTCTGAATACTCGCCATTCTATATCTGACTATCGAATCTTTCTCGCCATCAACTTGTATCCTGGTGTTCTAAGAAGCAAGCAACCGTTGTCTGCTCTAATGCCGAACCTGAATATCGACCTCTTGCTCACGCCTGTGAACAACATGGCTTTGCTTTCTTCTTGGTGAGCTTTGTGTTCACTTGCACTTTCCAGTTTTGCTTCATTGTGACAATTATAGTGCCACTTACCTTGCTTCATTGCGACAATTATAATGTCACTTGCCTTGTTTTTGTTGTAGATCATCTTTTATCACTTGGCATTTACGTGGAGGAGCATTCCTAGAACTAATCCGCGTGCTGCTTTCTAACAAAAGCTACGTGGCATCTTGTGGACCGGGGTAATGTGTCCAAAAGTAAATCCTTCCTTCCAATCAACTATTAAAGCGCGCCAACCATACACGGTTTGAACTCTCCGACCTTCGCTAGCTTCCCTCTATCCAAACCCGACAATGTCATCCGGGTCAAGTTCTCTAATGTGGTTCCGGAAGGGCCTCAGGATCCACGACAACCCGGCCCTCGAGTACGCCTCCAAAGGCTCCGATTTTTTATACCCGGTATTCGTGATCGACCCGCACTACATGAAGCCCGACGCGGACGCTTTCTCACCCGGGTCATCGAAAGCCGGCCTTAATCGGATCCGGTTCCTGCTCGAGAGCCTTTCGGATTTGGATTCGAACCTCAAAAAGCTCGGGTCCAGATTGTTGGTGCTCAAAGGTGAACCCAGCGAGGTCCTCAATCGTTGCCTGAAGGAGGTaattaactctctctctctctctctacaatttctaattttttgagtttattttttatttttgggtttttggttttggttattttttgaGCAGTGGGATGTGAAAAGGCTTTGCTTTGAGTACGATACAGAACCATATTATCAAGCTCTAGATGTTAAAGTTAAGGTATGCAGGTTTAGATTTTTGTATTTGGAAATTATATTATAATGCCCATGTAAAATTATATGATTGATTGTAGAAAAGCTTGAATCTTTTGTTAAAATGGTGAACTTACTTAATTTTTGCACGATTGTATGCTAAAAATCTCAAATGGGGCACTTTAAGATGATGTTAATTAGTGATGTTCTGGTAACTGGaagaggttttgttttgttggtaTTGACAGGGGTATGCATCTGCGGCTGGCATTGAGGTTTTTAGTCCCGTAAGTCATACGCTCTTCAATCCGGCGGATATTATACGAAGGGTGAGTTTTTGAATTGTTTTGTTATTCTTTTTgttattgagaatttgagagggTTTTTAAATGCTTCTTTGAGGGGTCTGGATTTTCTTAATTTAAGTACTGATGATTGGTTAAATATATTTGGTGTCTTGAAGAATGGTGGCAGGCCACCTTTGACTTATCAATCATTTGTGAAGCTTGTTGGGGATCCCTCATGGGCATCGTCCCCTCTTTCTATTACACTTTCTTCACTTCCTCCAAttgggagttttggaagatgtgagATTTCAGAAGTTCCAACAGTTGAAGAACTTGGCTATGAAGAGACACAACAGGTTTGGAGTACTTTTTTCAACGGCACGTCGTTAGCACCCCTTTTCATAAGCAAATACTTTTGTGCAGGACGAACATTCTCCCTTTAAAGGTGGTGAATCAGAAGCCTTGAAGAAGTTACGAGAATCAATTGAAAAGAAGGTGAAATGCAGAACTTTCTTGTGGACATTTATTAGGCTTTACATCCATGGCTTGCTGTGATATGTCCTTAGCAACGACTATATACATCAAGTCATGTATGCTAGGCTGAACCAATTTCCTCACTGTTCAGCGAATGAATTATTGACACTCTGGTAGTGCATATACTTCTCCATGATGGCTATCATGAACCAACATTCTTCCCTctggttttgatgatttttaccTGGTTCATGGATGCCTATCTACTCTTGTGATTTTATTGTAAATATTGGTCTTCAGCTGAATTCAACTTGTTAGCATGTCAATTTTGGTGTCTGAGTCTTTCTGTTCTTTAATTGGTGTTGTAGGAGTGGGTGGCAAATTTCGAAAAACCTAAGGGTGATCCATCAGCGTTTTTAACCCCGGCAACTACTGTTTTATCTCCTTACTTGAAAGTGAGTTGGAAATTTACATGTTTTATATTTCTTTAAATTGTTTGAAATATAAACTGTCTTGGCAGTATTTCTTACTGCTTGTTACAttgttttcaccttttttttttgtctttggaAGTTTGGTTGTCTCTCTTCAAGATATTTCTACATATGCCTTCAAgatttatataaaaatgtaaaaagtcATACTTCACCACCGGTATCTCTTGCTGGACAGGTCAGTCTTCCTCAACCAGTTATATTGTATCTTGGAATTCCTCATTCTAGCTTTAGAAATTTGAAACAATGTCTCAACCCTTTTAGTTATTATGGCGAGACTTTTTCTACACGGTTGCATTTGGCACTCCTAATTTCGATCGGATGAGGGGAAACAAAATATGCAAGCAGGTAAACTCATGGTTGGTATCCAATTTACTTCTATTACTTCACTCCTTTTCTGTATTGTTCAGAAATTGTTATCCTCATATAGTAGGATACTATTTAGACAACTGACATTTATACATGAGAGTGAATGATACATTATGTTGAGAGAGAACAACAAATCTAAACGATAGGGGTTTTGTTAGAAACACTGGTttattgtgtgtttgtgtgataAAACCTTGTAAATCTCTTTATAGTTATCAAATGCAATGTACTTTTCAGCAGTAAAGTTAATCACATATCTTGATAAAACAAGATGATTTTTTATCTTTATGAAACTGATGAAGATGAAGTATCTGTTTGCTTCTGTATATGTAATATATCTTTGGTGACTGATAATTCTTGTAGATACCTTggaatgatgatgatgaactgCTGCAAGCTTGGAGGGAAGCTAGAACAGGATTCCCTTGGATCGATGCCATCATGATCCAGGTTGGTCTGTGGCATGGTGGAACCAGTCTTCTTAGATATGGTTATATTAATTCCCCTTGTATTCAAATTGTCCTTTTCTTCTTATTTAGCATTCTATTTGGTCCATATATGTAATCTGTTGTAGCTCCGTAAGTGGGGTTGGATGCACCATCTAGCACGACACTCTGTTGCATGTTTTTTGACTCGGGGTGATCTGGTAAGGATTCCCTTACTCTTCTCATCCAGTAACCTTTATT
Protein-coding sequences here:
- the LOC103440697 gene encoding (6-4)DNA photolyase, yielding MSSGSSSLMWFRKGLRIHDNPALEYASKGSDFLYPVFVIDPHYMKPDADAFSPGSSKAGLNRIRFLLESLSDLDSNLKKLGSRLLVLKGEPSEVLNRCLKEWDVKRLCFEYDTEPYYQALDVKVKGYASAAGIEVFSPVSHTLFNPADIIRRNGGRPPLTYQSFVKLVGDPSWASSPLSITLSSLPPIGSFGRCEISEVPTVEELGYEETQQDEHSPFKGGESEALKKLRESIEKKEWVANFEKPKGDPSAFLTPATTVLSPYLKFGCLSSRYFYICLQDLYKNVKSHTSPPVSLAGQLLWRDFFYTVAFGTPNFDRMRGNKICKQIPWNDDDELLQAWREARTGFPWIDAIMIQLRKWGWMHHLARHSVACFLTRGDLFVHWEKGRDVFERLLIDSDWAINNGNWLWLSCSSFFYQYNRIYSPTSFGKKYDPNGDYIRHFLPVLKEMPKEYIYEPWTAPESIQKKAKCIIGRDYPKPVVAHDSASKECKRRMAEAYALNQKLTGLVSEEDLRNLRRKLEKDEKPEVKNKRQRKLIG